A section of the Candidatus Nitrosacidococcus sp. I8 genome encodes:
- the gloA gene encoding lactoylglutathione lyase: MRILHTMLRVGNLGRSIKFYTEILGMKLLRQHDYLEGRFTLAFVGYGDEVNHTVLELTHNWDTEKYNIGDGFGHVAIAVDNAAKACDEIRKQGGNVVREVGPMKHGTTVIAFVEDPDGYKIELIERK, translated from the coding sequence ATGCGTATTTTACATACTATGCTACGGGTAGGTAACTTAGGGCGATCCATTAAATTTTATACAGAAATTTTAGGGATGAAGCTCCTAAGACAACACGATTACCTTGAAGGACGATTTACTCTTGCTTTTGTGGGCTATGGAGATGAGGTAAATCATACGGTGCTAGAGCTAACTCACAACTGGGATACAGAAAAATATAATATTGGAGATGGTTTTGGTCATGTAGCTATTGCAGTAGATAATGCAGCAAAGGCCTGCGATGAAATTAGAAAACAAGGAGGTAATGTGGTTCGGGAGGTTGGGCCTATGAAACACGGTACGACAGTGATTGCCTTTGTAGAAGATCCAGATGGTTATAAAATTGAGCTAATTGAGCGGAAGTAA
- a CDS encoding WD40/YVTN/BNR-like repeat-containing protein, which yields MTKLNKLAMLLSIATTLNLASTTQAAQWNLLCPETDSCIGPQVFLNGVMISTFQAPALSPFININSAWLQYSNDFRSSDTSDTDQYRPQGIFEINSPQTTINPLISVPSSDSPDVLISDANAIAGADGNSLVFSIGGMDTYSSMGELIDHTPIFSDLDPSYVNGSGLTAPPVKVGNSFFIGIVGVARGDQYMYHSLDNGQTWQGGETQKASDGSNLLIGNDRYNLLANPEGTGLWANVAEFNGLGAVGLWESTDLGATWNQIDDGSFPKNTVRIVLDPNNPQIVYALSNQGLYQSQDRGVSWQLTTLKKSVYGLAFIPQEPPLKSMMVAGIDKGIMVSTDPSGDWKGMNKGLLRIPHSITNANGLLIATSAAGYFTCSQVDCFGNRQPVPKDEISDIYKLIPYVRPSVSGITPETEITVTEFYNSDIDRYSMTTEPESIGANWIPTGQNFTAWRVLGSTVGSYVCEFYGSVFPGPNSHYWTISPSDCNQLLELQEKTPADMPRWNFVKYPFMAVPAQIESGVQSCPNSYTTVYLAYNNGPALGKEPAFRYVTNHSVLEPLFNEGWIDAGIAFCVDS from the coding sequence ATGACTAAGTTAAATAAATTAGCTATGCTCTTAAGTATCGCTACCACTTTAAATCTAGCCTCTACTACCCAAGCAGCACAATGGAATCTTTTATGTCCTGAAACGGATTCCTGTATCGGTCCTCAAGTTTTTCTTAATGGGGTAATGATATCCACTTTTCAAGCACCGGCATTATCGCCCTTTATCAATATAAATAGTGCTTGGCTACAGTATTCTAATGATTTTCGAAGCAGCGATACCAGTGATACGGATCAATATCGCCCACAAGGAATATTTGAGATTAACTCGCCTCAAACGACTATAAATCCGCTTATCTCTGTGCCTTCATCTGACAGTCCTGATGTTCTCATCTCTGATGCCAATGCGATAGCAGGAGCAGATGGAAACAGCCTTGTTTTTAGCATTGGAGGAATGGATACTTATTCCTCTATGGGAGAGCTTATTGATCACACCCCAATATTCTCTGATCTTGATCCATCCTATGTAAACGGATCAGGTCTTACTGCTCCACCTGTAAAAGTTGGCAATTCTTTTTTTATAGGCATTGTTGGTGTAGCTCGTGGTGATCAATATATGTACCATAGCTTGGATAATGGTCAAACTTGGCAAGGAGGAGAAACCCAAAAAGCAAGCGATGGAAGCAATCTTCTTATTGGCAACGATCGCTATAATTTATTAGCTAATCCAGAAGGGACAGGATTATGGGCGAATGTTGCAGAATTTAATGGTTTGGGAGCAGTAGGGCTTTGGGAGTCTACCGATTTAGGTGCTACTTGGAATCAAATAGATGACGGCAGCTTTCCAAAAAACACGGTACGAATAGTCCTAGATCCTAATAATCCTCAAATTGTTTATGCCCTTTCTAATCAAGGGTTATATCAAAGCCAAGATAGGGGGGTATCGTGGCAATTAACCACTTTAAAAAAATCTGTTTATGGGCTAGCTTTTATTCCCCAAGAGCCCCCCTTAAAGTCTATGATGGTTGCTGGTATTGATAAAGGGATTATGGTAAGTACTGATCCTTCGGGAGATTGGAAAGGGATGAACAAGGGATTGTTGAGAATTCCACACAGTATTACTAATGCCAATGGATTGCTGATTGCTACTAGTGCTGCAGGTTATTTTACCTGCTCTCAAGTAGACTGTTTTGGAAATCGGCAACCTGTACCAAAAGATGAAATATCTGACATATATAAACTGATTCCATATGTCCGACCTAGTGTGTCTGGTATAACACCAGAGACAGAAATTACCGTAACTGAATTCTATAATTCAGATATAGATCGGTACTCCATGACTACAGAGCCGGAATCTATAGGAGCAAATTGGATACCTACCGGTCAAAATTTTACCGCTTGGCGAGTACTGGGCAGCACAGTAGGGTCTTATGTGTGTGAATTTTACGGCTCAGTTTTTCCAGGGCCGAATAGTCATTATTGGACTATTTCTCCAAGTGACTGTAATCAGCTCTTAGAGCTACAAGAGAAAACTCCAGCAGATATGCCTCGGTGGAATTTTGTGAAGTATCCTTTTATGGCAGTTCCTGCACAAATAGAAAGTGGTGTGCAATCTTGCCCTAATTCTTATACAACTGTGTATCTGGCTTATAATAACGGTCCTGCTTTAGGTAAAGAACCAGCCTTTCGTTATGTAACTAACCACTCTGTCCTTGAGCCTTTATTTAATGAGGGTTGGATAGATGCAGGAATTGCTTTTTGTGTAGATTCATGA